One region of Halohasta litchfieldiae genomic DNA includes:
- the phaC gene encoding class III poly(R)-hydroxyalkanoic acid synthase subunit PhaC, protein MNPLTATIDAQQRGFEATAEFLEKTPKLAEQMERVSDIDVGMTPSEVVYEENKLQLLHYKPAEVGIEPETTHDIPILIVYALINKPYILDLQPDRSVVRRLLEAGFDVYLIDWGEPSRLDSSLTLDDYVTRYTDNCVDVVRERSGQESINLFGYCMGGTMSVMYASLFPDKVRNLGLMAAGLCFDDTGGVLELWGEEEYYDAEQVTDTFGNVPADFLDVGFALMDPVSNYVSKYLRLYDNVDDDEFVENFARMERWLDEGIDVAGETYQQFIEDIYQDNKLARNEFYLGDKHVDLANIEMPIVQVVGDYDHLIPPESSTQFNDLVASDDVTTIDASTGHIGLSVSSSSHEVLWPSVADWFGERSNPETEGEAEAEPDTEPEPESEAETEPDDTESTGSEAEPRDIEPETNEAETNEAETGDEDAVAADEPDETAEVDELDDTDESTFSKGVGGDDLESIHGIGPHYAEQLRGAGVDSVGALADADAESVTESVTASTEQVREWIDNATEYQSE, encoded by the coding sequence ATGAACCCCCTCACCGCCACAATCGACGCCCAGCAGCGCGGCTTTGAGGCGACCGCGGAGTTCCTCGAAAAAACTCCCAAACTCGCCGAACAGATGGAACGGGTCTCCGATATCGACGTCGGAATGACTCCCAGCGAAGTCGTCTACGAGGAAAACAAGCTGCAACTGCTCCACTACAAGCCAGCGGAGGTGGGTATCGAGCCGGAGACGACACACGATATACCGATCCTGATCGTCTACGCGCTGATCAACAAGCCCTACATTCTCGATCTCCAGCCGGATCGAAGCGTCGTCCGTCGACTGCTTGAAGCTGGGTTCGACGTCTACCTCATCGACTGGGGCGAGCCCTCACGGCTTGATTCGAGCCTCACACTCGACGATTACGTCACCCGGTACACCGACAACTGCGTCGACGTCGTCCGCGAACGCTCCGGTCAGGAGTCGATCAACCTGTTCGGCTACTGTATGGGTGGGACGATGAGCGTGATGTACGCCTCGCTGTTTCCCGACAAAGTCCGGAACCTCGGCCTGATGGCCGCAGGCCTCTGCTTCGACGATACCGGTGGCGTGCTCGAACTCTGGGGCGAAGAAGAATACTACGACGCCGAGCAGGTAACTGACACCTTCGGCAACGTCCCGGCGGACTTCCTCGATGTCGGCTTCGCGCTGATGGACCCGGTGTCGAACTACGTAAGCAAATATTTGCGGCTCTACGACAACGTCGACGACGACGAGTTCGTCGAGAACTTCGCCCGAATGGAACGCTGGCTCGACGAAGGGATCGACGTTGCCGGTGAGACCTACCAGCAGTTCATCGAGGATATCTATCAGGACAACAAACTGGCGCGCAACGAGTTCTACCTCGGCGACAAACACGTCGACCTCGCTAACATCGAGATGCCAATCGTGCAGGTGGTCGGCGACTACGACCATCTGATCCCGCCGGAGTCGAGCACGCAGTTCAATGATCTGGTGGCGAGCGACGATGTGACGACAATCGATGCGTCGACCGGCCACATCGGGCTCTCGGTGTCGTCGAGTTCACACGAGGTGCTGTGGCCCAGCGTCGCCGACTGGTTCGGCGAGCGATCCAATCCGGAGACAGAAGGTGAGGCCGAAGCCGAACCGGACACGGAACCGGAACCGGAATCCGAGGCTGAGACAGAGCCTGACGACACGGAGTCGACCGGCAGTGAGGCCGAGCCGCGTGATATCGAGCCCGAGACGAACGAAGCCGAAACGAACGAAGCCGAAACGGGTGACGAGGACGCTGTGGCCGCCGACGAGCCCGACGAAACTGCGGAGGTCGACGAACTCGACGACACTGACGAGTCGACGTTCTCGAAAGGAGTCGGTGGCGATGATCTGGAGTCAATCCACGGAATCGGTCCTCACTACGCCGAACAACTTCGTGGTGCAGGCGTCGACAGTGTCGGCGCACTCGCCGACGCTGACGCTGAATCGGTGACCGAGAGCGTCACGGCCTCCACTGAACAGGTCCGAGAGTGGATCGACAACGCGACAGAGTACCAGTCGGAGTAG
- a CDS encoding trypsin-like serine peptidase, with protein MNQAQYDDGTIPDTPPSYNSETVAVDSQTVDEITAGRELSAELLGRLNELAGTQLDFDSSTHTVSVSRQSTADGLRLFVDCPPGTNTGRIDSTVERIIDQLGSESLESRLPDHVETVDIQVRNRPTERLEVDCQRSFGRFADAKYRTNGIAMGAAARSETVGKIASTGFRGLRNGRGVIVTTAHTFETNKDQPPAELRGAELYQSRRPHSVGRCHAIDGRVDAAAVAVDTDSYPSRYLAAPGGNSYNDEPIVGTASWSVLEAYHAEGRPIYKQGAVSGRCEGRITELSESDSGYRELGVDIHSAGGDSGGPYFISTDEGLLVAGIHKGVRSVGSQRRAVFVGSILDSLGISFY; from the coding sequence GTGAACCAAGCACAGTATGACGACGGAACCATCCCCGACACACCACCGTCGTACAACTCCGAGACGGTCGCAGTCGACTCCCAAACTGTCGACGAAATCACGGCGGGCCGGGAGCTGTCGGCCGAACTGCTCGGCCGACTCAATGAACTCGCCGGCACGCAACTGGATTTTGATTCCAGCACCCACACTGTGAGCGTGAGCAGACAGTCCACCGCTGACGGACTCCGGCTGTTCGTCGACTGTCCACCCGGAACCAACACCGGCCGGATCGATTCCACCGTCGAGCGAATTATTGATCAGCTTGGCTCCGAGTCTCTCGAATCTCGACTTCCCGACCACGTCGAAACAGTCGACATACAGGTTCGGAACCGCCCGACAGAACGTCTCGAAGTCGACTGCCAGCGCAGCTTCGGCCGGTTTGCGGATGCCAAATACCGAACCAACGGGATCGCAATGGGAGCCGCAGCCAGAAGCGAAACGGTCGGGAAAATCGCCTCAACGGGGTTCCGTGGACTCCGCAACGGTCGGGGGGTCATCGTGACAACTGCGCATACATTTGAGACCAACAAAGACCAACCTCCCGCAGAGCTCCGTGGTGCCGAACTGTATCAGTCCAGACGACCCCATTCTGTCGGGCGGTGTCACGCAATCGACGGGCGCGTCGACGCCGCGGCGGTCGCCGTCGACACCGACAGCTACCCCAGCCGGTATCTCGCCGCCCCCGGCGGCAACAGCTACAATGACGAGCCGATTGTGGGCACCGCAAGCTGGTCGGTCCTCGAAGCCTACCACGCCGAAGGACGACCGATCTACAAACAGGGCGCGGTCTCCGGCCGCTGTGAGGGCCGGATCACCGAACTCAGTGAGTCAGACAGCGGCTATCGGGAGCTGGGCGTCGACATCCACAGCGCGGGCGGCGACTCCGGCGGTCCCTACTTCATTTCGACCGACGAGGGACTGCTCGTCGCAGGAATCCATAAGGGCGTTCGGTCTGTCGGCAGCCAACGACGGGCAGTGTTCGTCGGCTCGATTCTCGACAGCCTTGGAATCAGTTTCTACTGA
- a CDS encoding GNAT family N-acetyltransferase, whose translation MTPQPPIRPARSDDGAVLQQLQSLLSEPSPGLLSTALAERSTASIGSASALQTSTLLISPDSTDQPVGYLLAVGGESTHIAELAVDPDHRRENRATALLQEICTNATEPVTVHVAADNEPALSLYRRVGFVEQGRSSELFERSDGLTLVYDPSTKVD comes from the coding sequence ATGACACCCCAGCCACCCATCCGACCTGCTCGCTCGGACGACGGGGCTGTACTCCAACAACTCCAGTCGCTCCTCTCGGAGCCGAGTCCCGGACTGCTGTCGACCGCCCTCGCCGAACGGTCGACTGCTTCCATTGGGTCAGCGAGCGCGCTCCAAACGTCGACGCTGCTTATAAGTCCAGACAGCACCGACCAGCCGGTCGGCTATCTGCTCGCAGTCGGCGGCGAGTCGACACATATCGCTGAACTCGCGGTCGACCCCGACCATCGCCGAGAAAATCGGGCGACGGCTCTTTTACAGGAGATCTGTACGAACGCGACGGAGCCGGTGACGGTTCACGTTGCAGCGGACAACGAACCCGCGCTATCGCTCTACCGGCGGGTTGGGTTCGTCGAGCAGGGTCGCTCGTCGGAGCTATTCGAGCGTAGTGACGGACTAACGCTGGTGTATGATCCGTCTACGAAAGTAGACTGA
- a CDS encoding sugar phosphate isomerase/epimerase family protein, which yields MKTAVQLYTMEASSLSVTAQLEAVADAGFDGVEFAGLGIDPVAIRSTLNQLGLSAPSAHIPLSTLEAGVESAVEPYRELGVETVVIPYLDRERLQTGTIRGAAAAIDSVAADLDAAGFELAYHNHDAEFEMVDDTFALDVLLDETGVGLELDVGWAAAADADPVGLIDRYADRLTAIHLKDMRLDSTAPGGGLAVDLGTGDVDLDGCLDAAADADVEWIIFEYDAPPEPLVSLRTASDWLAGKIDK from the coding sequence ATGAAAACTGCTGTCCAACTGTACACGATGGAAGCCTCATCACTGTCGGTGACAGCCCAGCTCGAGGCGGTTGCCGACGCCGGATTCGACGGCGTCGAGTTCGCGGGGCTGGGGATTGATCCGGTGGCGATTCGGTCGACGCTTAATCAGTTGGGCCTCAGTGCGCCGAGCGCCCACATTCCACTGTCGACGCTCGAAGCCGGCGTCGAGAGCGCGGTCGAACCCTACCGCGAGCTCGGTGTCGAGACGGTCGTGATTCCATATCTCGACCGAGAGCGGCTCCAGACCGGAACAATTCGCGGCGCGGCAGCAGCGATTGACAGCGTTGCCGCAGACCTCGATGCGGCAGGGTTTGAGCTGGCCTATCACAACCACGACGCGGAGTTCGAGATGGTCGACGACACGTTCGCCTTGGACGTGTTGCTCGACGAAACCGGCGTCGGGCTGGAACTGGATGTGGGGTGGGCGGCGGCCGCCGACGCCGATCCGGTCGGACTCATTGATCGGTATGCCGACCGACTGACGGCGATCCATCTCAAGGATATGCGACTGGATTCGACCGCCCCCGGTGGTGGATTGGCCGTCGACCTCGGGACGGGAGACGTGGATCTCGATGGCTGTCTGGATGCAGCTGCCGACGCCGACGTGGAGTGGATTATCTTCGAGTACGACGCCCCACCCGAACCGCTGGTCTCACTTCGGACGGCCAGCGACTGGCTCGCTGGAAAAATCGATAAATAA
- a CDS encoding MaoC family dehydratase: MNGEESTAGIETVPYNMADAWVRATGHLVKSAVEVNRAALAAYGVSDTDRTSGGPSVAYARPEWELTRESDEPGVLSVGDRITFSKTFSDEDVGAFADISGDTNRLHLEDEFAEKSRFGTRIAHGTLVSGLISAALARLPGLTIYLSQDLSFLAPAYIGDRLTATIEVIDDLEDNKYILSTDVHDDSETQLIKGEAVVLIDPVPESDDE, from the coding sequence ATGAATGGTGAAGAATCTACGGCGGGCATTGAAACTGTACCGTACAACATGGCGGATGCATGGGTCCGGGCGACGGGACATCTCGTCAAGAGTGCCGTCGAAGTCAACCGTGCGGCGTTGGCTGCCTACGGCGTTAGCGACACCGACCGAACGAGCGGGGGACCGTCGGTCGCCTACGCCCGCCCCGAGTGGGAGCTCACCCGAGAGAGCGACGAGCCGGGCGTACTGTCGGTCGGCGACCGAATCACGTTCTCCAAAACGTTCAGCGACGAGGACGTGGGGGCGTTCGCGGACATTTCGGGAGATACCAATCGCCTCCATCTTGAAGACGAGTTCGCCGAAAAAAGTCGTTTTGGCACCCGAATCGCCCACGGCACGCTCGTCTCGGGGCTGATCAGTGCCGCCCTCGCACGGCTTCCCGGATTGACGATCTATCTCTCTCAGGATCTGTCCTTTCTCGCGCCCGCCTACATCGGCGACCGACTCACCGCTACCATCGAGGTCATCGATGATCTCGAAGACAACAAATACATCCTGTCGACCGACGTCCATGACGACTCCGAGACACAACTCATCAAAGGTGAGGCCGTCGTCCTGATCGACCCCGTTCCCGAATCGGACGACGAGTAA
- a CDS encoding poly(R)-hydroxyalkanoic acid synthase subunit has translation MSDTTQATAGDEPWSEYAEELNQSFFEAFEQNMQMQSEFLDSWRESFGESNIDETTVEGMAGASRAYEVWMEAAESQYELVAESLRGEDVDLEEFRDLWLNASNEAFKEVMGTSAFAAATGQTIGDMLEASEQLDHASQETLRSMGFATEGDIEEIGERLVELERRQHAVEQKIDRLIELQEED, from the coding sequence ATGTCAGATACAACCCAAGCAACCGCCGGTGACGAACCGTGGAGCGAGTACGCCGAGGAGCTGAACCAGTCGTTCTTCGAGGCGTTCGAGCAGAACATGCAGATGCAGTCGGAGTTCCTCGATTCGTGGCGGGAGTCGTTCGGAGAGAGCAACATCGACGAGACCACCGTCGAGGGAATGGCCGGAGCCAGCCGGGCCTACGAGGTCTGGATGGAGGCCGCCGAAAGCCAGTACGAACTCGTTGCCGAGTCGCTCCGCGGTGAGGACGTCGACCTAGAGGAGTTCCGAGATCTCTGGCTCAACGCCTCGAACGAGGCGTTCAAAGAGGTGATGGGAACGAGCGCCTTTGCGGCGGCGACCGGCCAGACGATTGGCGATATGCTTGAGGCGAGCGAACAGCTCGATCACGCAAGCCAAGAAACCCTCCGTTCGATGGGCTTTGCCACCGAGGGTGACATCGAGGAAATCGGCGAGCGATTGGTCGAACTCGAACGTCGACAGCATGCGGTCGAACAGAAGATTGACCGTCTCATCGAACTGCAAGAGGAGGACTGA
- a CDS encoding DUF3311 domain-containing protein — MTVRLRTLLWVVTFTVLVVFSVPWFLWGDSRTAAGLPLWLWWHIGWMGLASTVFYLFTRTDWDRYMGVSDV; from the coding sequence ATGACAGTCCGTCTTCGAACCCTGCTGTGGGTGGTGACGTTCACCGTGCTGGTCGTCTTTTCGGTCCCGTGGTTCCTCTGGGGTGACTCACGGACGGCCGCCGGTCTCCCACTCTGGCTGTGGTGGCATATCGGCTGGATGGGGCTCGCAAGCACCGTTTTCTACCTGTTCACACGTACGGATTGGGATCGATATATGGGGGTGAGCGATGTCTGA
- a CDS encoding sodium:solute symporter family protein, which yields MSELPLQLGELPLQLGIVVGYLLLALVIGLVAYRVSTNVAEDYYLANRSIGTLVLLFTTFATLLSAFTFFGGPNLAYAQGPEWILVMGVMDGVLFAILWYLIGYKQWLIGQQEGYVTLSEMLGDRFGSTRLRGLVAGISLFWLFPYVMLQQMGAGEAITGLTRGAVPYWAGAALITAFMILYVVIAGMRGVAWTDTIQGLFMLSVIWIAVAWVLSAVGGATEATAALQSTNPEFLSLGSSFYTPAYIISTAVVIAFGVTMFPQINQRFFVAGSDRVLKRSFVLWPVLVLLLFVPAFLLGTWAAGLGITVPEGSNVLPVLLAEYTPVWFAALVIAGALAAMMSSSDSMLLSGSSYFIRDLYRPFIDPTLGETREAWLARIGVAVFATATFVASLSRPGTLIEVGNTAFGGFAQLTLPVMVALYWRGTTRNGMLAGIAGSQLLYLTHVFIPPVTVDLAGRTIPLFARSYGGWDVALAGMALGALLTVGVSLLTTPADEEDDSRLIVGAD from the coding sequence ATGTCTGAACTGCCGCTCCAACTCGGGGAACTGCCGCTCCAACTCGGTATCGTCGTCGGCTATTTGCTACTCGCCCTAGTGATCGGGCTCGTCGCCTATCGTGTGTCGACCAACGTCGCCGAGGATTACTATCTCGCCAATCGGTCGATTGGGACGCTGGTGCTGCTGTTTACGACGTTTGCCACGCTGCTGTCGGCCTTTACGTTCTTCGGCGGGCCGAACCTCGCCTACGCCCAAGGCCCCGAATGGATTCTCGTCATGGGCGTGATGGATGGGGTGTTGTTCGCCATCCTGTGGTATCTCATCGGCTACAAGCAGTGGCTCATCGGTCAACAAGAGGGGTACGTCACGCTCTCGGAGATGTTGGGTGATCGGTTCGGGTCGACGCGACTTCGCGGCCTCGTGGCTGGCATCAGCCTGTTTTGGCTGTTCCCGTACGTCATGCTCCAGCAGATGGGCGCTGGCGAAGCGATTACCGGCCTGACTCGTGGGGCGGTCCCATACTGGGCCGGTGCGGCGCTTATTACGGCGTTTATGATCCTTTATGTCGTGATCGCGGGGATGCGTGGCGTCGCGTGGACCGACACGATTCAGGGGCTGTTCATGCTCTCGGTGATATGGATCGCCGTCGCGTGGGTCCTGTCAGCGGTCGGTGGAGCAACCGAGGCGACTGCGGCCCTGCAGTCGACTAACCCCGAATTTCTCAGCCTCGGGAGCAGCTTCTACACGCCAGCGTACATCATCTCGACGGCGGTCGTGATCGCCTTCGGCGTCACGATGTTCCCCCAGATCAATCAGCGCTTTTTCGTCGCCGGCTCCGACCGCGTCCTCAAACGCTCGTTCGTGCTCTGGCCGGTGTTGGTCCTCCTGTTGTTCGTCCCGGCGTTCCTGCTGGGCACGTGGGCGGCTGGCCTCGGCATCACGGTTCCCGAGGGGTCGAATGTCCTCCCAGTTCTACTCGCTGAGTATACGCCAGTGTGGTTCGCCGCGCTCGTGATCGCCGGCGCGCTGGCGGCGATGATGTCGTCGTCGGATTCGATGCTGCTGTCCGGCTCGTCGTACTTCATTCGGGATCTCTACCGACCCTTTATTGACCCGACGCTGGGCGAGACCCGAGAGGCGTGGCTCGCCCGCATCGGCGTGGCCGTGTTTGCGACAGCGACCTTCGTCGCCAGTCTGAGTCGACCCGGCACCCTCATCGAGGTCGGTAACACCGCCTTCGGTGGGTTTGCTCAGTTGACGCTTCCGGTGATGGTCGCACTCTACTGGCGCGGGACGACCCGCAACGGGATGCTCGCTGGCATCGCAGGGAGTCAACTGCTGTACCTCACACACGTCTTCATCCCCCCGGTGACCGTCGACCTCGCGGGCAGGACGATTCCACTGTTCGCTAGAAGCTACGGCGGGTGGGATGTCGCACTCGCCGGGATGGCTCTCGGCGCGCTGCTCACTGTCGGTGTCTCGCTGCTGACGACACCAGCGGACGAGGAAGACGACAGTCGGTTGATTGTCGGTGCCGATTAG
- a CDS encoding AbrB/MazE/SpoVT family DNA-binding domain-containing protein, whose protein sequence is MTNGSDEMAWSPMQFATQLQEAGQEMTAQQMQAFTELLSSSTDSGPSGFDPAGMASLGTGMAMFKTRVQSGGRISIPDTEREVLGIDEGDIVQTFVIPITQPSSDTNE, encoded by the coding sequence ATGACGAACGGCTCAGACGAGATGGCGTGGTCGCCGATGCAGTTTGCAACACAACTGCAGGAGGCTGGCCAAGAGATGACCGCACAGCAGATGCAGGCATTCACCGAACTCCTGTCTTCGAGTACAGACAGTGGGCCGTCGGGGTTCGATCCGGCGGGGATGGCCTCGCTCGGCACGGGGATGGCGATGTTCAAGACCCGTGTCCAGAGCGGCGGCCGAATCAGTATTCCCGACACCGAACGCGAGGTGTTGGGTATCGACGAGGGAGATATCGTCCAGACGTTCGTCATCCCAATCACGCAGCCCTCCAGTGATACCAATGAGTAA
- a CDS encoding HTH domain-containing protein, which translates to MIAESHPKQRTVKLFIRAGPELGCERRKQAVLERLADLDDADRIKEYDVQIWAKEIRISGPLEGTSYYQRVFDHFTAFQQWANAESVGLHSAFKIQSLDCEITDENYRVVTLPSVCLAVYEEAELNAVYPHVDDGTVQTVGSCLDSLEETSQLEYAD; encoded by the coding sequence ATGATCGCAGAGAGTCATCCGAAGCAGCGCACTGTCAAGCTCTTTATCCGTGCAGGTCCGGAGTTAGGCTGTGAGCGGCGCAAACAGGCGGTGTTGGAACGACTCGCCGACCTCGATGACGCCGACCGGATCAAGGAGTACGACGTCCAGATCTGGGCCAAAGAGATCCGCATTTCGGGCCCGCTGGAAGGGACCTCGTACTATCAGCGCGTCTTCGACCATTTCACCGCGTTCCAGCAGTGGGCCAACGCCGAGTCGGTCGGGCTTCATTCGGCGTTCAAGATTCAGTCGCTCGACTGTGAGATCACCGACGAGAACTACCGTGTGGTGACACTTCCCAGCGTCTGTCTGGCCGTCTACGAGGAAGCGGAACTCAATGCCGTGTATCCCCACGTCGACGATGGAACCGTGCAGACGGTTGGAAGCTGTCTCGACAGCCTCGAAGAAACGAGTCAGTTGGAGTATGCCGACTGA
- the dnaG gene encoding DNA primase DnaG — protein MDDTAKYLIHARIAAEGVVERSDVVGAVFGQTEGLLGDELDLRDLQQSSKVGRIDVEISSENGQSFGELTIATSLDKAETAVLGASLETIERVGPCRATIEVTSIEDVRAAKRREVVDRAKELLATAFDETAISSEELLTDVRESAQVDEIAEYAGLPAGPSVTSSDAIIIVEGRADVLQLLKHGIKNAIGVEGTNVPDAVASLTAEKTVTVFVDGDRGGELILRELLQVGDVDYVVFAPADQSVEDLSREEVHSLLREKIAADRLGDVQNIRETIAGLVETGDTNTAPSETDTENQQSAATETTTSTDADSESPTEVEVIPTSSTETTERSTEPVDPASTTDPESTGADSEPTVDTPTADETPDGEAVAHESPTEAETETPATLQSHVREVIDEGTGTARLLSESFELLTEVDLEELVSALETSDDVFALVFDGELTQQMLDIATQRDLDHIVARSTGEFVKQPVDTRVLTAEQLRTAELDVEV, from the coding sequence ATGGACGATACAGCAAAATACCTTATTCACGCCCGGATCGCCGCCGAGGGCGTCGTCGAGCGGAGCGACGTCGTCGGCGCGGTCTTCGGCCAAACTGAAGGCCTGTTGGGCGACGAGTTGGATCTCAGAGACCTCCAGCAGTCTTCGAAAGTCGGTCGCATCGATGTCGAGATTAGTTCGGAAAACGGCCAGTCGTTCGGCGAGCTCACGATTGCGACGAGTCTCGACAAGGCCGAAACGGCAGTCCTCGGCGCATCCTTGGAGACAATCGAACGCGTCGGCCCATGTCGAGCCACCATCGAAGTCACCTCTATCGAAGACGTTCGGGCCGCCAAACGACGCGAGGTCGTCGACCGAGCCAAGGAGCTCCTCGCGACCGCCTTCGACGAGACCGCGATCTCCAGCGAGGAGCTACTGACCGACGTTCGGGAGTCGGCCCAGGTCGACGAGATCGCCGAGTACGCCGGTCTCCCGGCCGGACCCAGCGTCACCTCCTCGGATGCGATCATCATTGTCGAGGGGCGGGCCGACGTCCTCCAGCTGTTGAAACACGGCATCAAGAACGCAATCGGCGTCGAGGGGACGAACGTCCCCGACGCCGTGGCCTCGCTGACCGCCGAGAAGACAGTCACCGTCTTCGTCGACGGCGACCGGGGCGGCGAACTCATCCTCCGAGAGCTGCTGCAGGTCGGCGACGTCGACTACGTCGTCTTCGCGCCGGCGGACCAATCGGTCGAAGACCTCTCCCGCGAGGAGGTCCACTCGCTGCTCCGCGAGAAGATCGCCGCCGACCGCCTCGGGGACGTCCAAAACATCCGGGAAACCATCGCTGGCCTCGTCGAGACCGGGGACACCAATACCGCCCCATCCGAAACCGACACCGAGAATCAGCAGAGTGCCGCGACTGAGACGACCACGTCGACGGACGCCGATTCGGAGTCACCCACCGAGGTCGAAGTGATCCCGACGAGTTCGACTGAAACCACCGAACGGTCAACGGAGCCGGTCGATCCAGCTTCGACAACCGATCCGGAGTCGACGGGCGCTGATTCGGAGCCGACAGTCGACACACCGACAGCCGACGAGACGCCGGATGGCGAGGCGGTAGCCCACGAGTCTCCGACCGAAGCCGAGACGGAGACACCCGCGACGCTACAAAGTCACGTGCGTGAGGTCATCGACGAGGGAACTGGGACCGCCCGGCTCCTCTCGGAATCGTTCGAGCTACTCACAGAAGTCGACCTCGAGGAACTGGTCTCAGCGCTCGAAACCAGCGACGACGTGTTCGCCCTCGTGTTCGACGGCGAACTCACCCAACAGATGCTGGATATCGCCACCCAACGCGATCTCGACCACATCGTCGCTCGGTCGACCGGCGAGTTCGTCAAACAGCCGGTCGATACACGCGTGCTTACGGCCGAACAGCTCCGGACGGCCGAACTCGATGTCGAAGTCTGA
- a CDS encoding beta-ketoacyl-ACP reductase encodes MKLDSQTCVVTGSSRGIGKGIATELASHGANVVVNYRNSEREAYDVVDEIEADGGTAIAVQADVTEEDEVEAMVGRVRNAFGPTDVLVNNAGITVDKKFDNMTREDWDAVMDVNLGGVYNCTNAFFDDLKAADHGRLINISSVVGQQGNYGQANYAATKSGLFGFTRTIALELADTETTANCVSPGFVQTDMLDKVPERVQNKILERIPLDRFAEVDDVACIVRFLASEDSSYMTGQVFGVNGGMEW; translated from the coding sequence ATGAAATTAGATTCCCAAACGTGCGTTGTTACCGGCTCGTCACGCGGTATTGGCAAAGGCATTGCAACCGAACTCGCCTCCCACGGCGCAAACGTCGTCGTCAACTACCGAAACTCCGAACGGGAAGCCTACGACGTTGTCGACGAGATCGAAGCCGACGGCGGCACAGCAATCGCTGTGCAGGCCGATGTGACCGAAGAAGACGAGGTCGAAGCGATGGTCGGCCGGGTCCGGAACGCCTTCGGTCCGACCGACGTGCTCGTCAACAACGCTGGTATCACCGTCGACAAGAAGTTCGATAACATGACCCGTGAGGACTGGGATGCAGTGATGGATGTCAATCTCGGCGGCGTCTACAACTGCACCAACGCCTTTTTCGACGATCTGAAAGCCGCCGACCACGGTCGACTGATCAACATTTCGAGCGTCGTCGGCCAGCAGGGCAACTACGGACAGGCCAACTACGCGGCCACCAAAAGCGGGCTGTTCGGCTTTACCCGGACGATTGCGCTCGAACTCGCCGACACTGAAACGACCGCCAACTGCGTCTCGCCGGGGTTCGTCCAGACCGATATGCTGGATAAAGTGCCCGAACGCGTCCAGAACAAGATCCTCGAACGGATTCCGCTCGACCGGTTTGCCGAGGTCGACGACGTAGCCTGCATCGTGCGGTTCCTCGCCAGTGAGGATTCGAGCTATATGACCGGGCAGGTTTTCGGCGTCAACGGTGGGATGGAGTGGTAA
- the trmY gene encoding tRNA (pseudouridine(54)-N(1))-methyltransferase TrmY, with translation MRQFIVLGHEAPTTSEFSLSDLSGGAGRLDVLCRCVNAGLFVSHGIREDVRVHLVLNDEYTVRFDGSTAKHLYPDERAVASRIRGALEARDDAIGHQPADVSPGVKLYRMDFESTLDTVARDGTVVELHEDGESLAEAAPPENPIFVLSDHHDVTDDEAELLAEQADQRISVGPEILHADQTMTVVQNWLDTAGYETY, from the coding sequence ATGCGTCAGTTCATTGTTCTCGGTCACGAGGCCCCGACGACATCGGAGTTTTCGCTGTCGGATCTCAGCGGCGGCGCCGGTCGACTCGACGTGCTGTGTCGCTGTGTGAACGCCGGCCTATTTGTCTCCCACGGGATTCGAGAGGACGTACGCGTGCATCTCGTACTGAACGACGAGTACACCGTTCGGTTCGATGGGTCGACGGCCAAACATCTCTATCCCGACGAGCGAGCGGTCGCCTCCCGGATTCGCGGCGCGCTCGAAGCCCGCGACGACGCCATCGGCCACCAGCCAGCCGACGTCTCGCCGGGTGTGAAGCTCTACCGGATGGACTTCGAGTCGACGCTCGACACCGTTGCCCGTGATGGCACGGTTGTCGAACTCCACGAAGACGGTGAGTCATTGGCCGAGGCCGCGCCGCCGGAGAACCCGATTTTCGTGCTGTCGGACCACCACGATGTCACTGATGACGAAGCCGAGCTACTGGCCGAGCAGGCCGACCAGCGGATCAGTGTCGGGCCGGAGATTCTGCATGCCGACCAGACGATGACGGTGGTGCAGAACTGGCTCGATACCGCAGGCTATGAGACGTACTGA